GCCTGGACGGGGTCGAGTCCGCGCGCCACGGCCGCGAGGGTGTCGCGGTAGCTCGGGAACAGCCAGTCCTGCTCCTCCAGGACCAGCGCGGCCGCGATCTCGCAGGCCTCCTGGCCGACCGTGGAGGGGTAGACGGCGAGCCGCCCCTGCTTGGTGAGGGCGGTGGCCTGGGCGTTGTAGCGGCGGCCGCGCACCAGCTCGGCGTAGCAGCGGCGCATCAGCTCGGGATCGAGCTTCTCGGCGGCCGGCGTGCCCAGCACCCGGTACGGCTCGGGGTCCGGGAGCAGCGGGGCGGCATCCGTACGGGGCCTCCAGGCGGGCGGCGGGGTGGATCGGTGGGACGCACCGGCACCGGGCAGCTCTTGGACCGTCATGGCGGCGTACACCTCCTCGTGGGAAGTCGTCTGGGCGCTCTGGGGGTACCCCCAGCGGTGGCTGGGGGAATGTGAGGCCCCTCACCAACCGATTGTTCGGTCGATGGCGCAATTTGGCTACAGGCGGCTCCAGGCTGTGGACAAAGTGGCGCCGGGGCCCTGGGATGGGTGCAGGACGTCCAGAAGAGGGAGGCAGTGGGCAATGCCGGATGAACAAATGGCCGCAGCGGGTTCCGCACCGGTCCCACCGGGAGGCGCACCTTCCGCCTCACAGGCCCCGCCGCGCGCCCTGGATCCCATCGACCGTTCGATCATGCGCCTGCTCCAGGCGGACGGCCGCGCGTCGATACGGTCGGTGGCCGAGCAGGTCCACGTGTCGCGGGCGAACGCCTACGCCCGGATCAACCGGCTGATCGACGACGGGGTGATCCGCGGGTTCACGGCCCGCGTCAACCACGAAAGGGCAGGCCAGGGCGCCTCTGCGTACATCACCCTGAAGATCGTCCAGAACTCCTGGCGCACGGTCCGCGAGAAGCTCCGCGAACTCCCGGGCGCGGCACACATCGCCCTGGTCAGCGGCGACTTCGACGTCCTGCTCCTGGTCCACACACCGGACAACCGCACCCTGCGCGAGCTGGTGCTGACCCGCCTCCAGTCCATCCCGGAGGTCCTCTCGACGCGCACGCTGCTGGTCTTCGAGGAGACCGACCTCCTCGACGCCGGCCCCAACGCCGGCCCGGCCATCTCCGAGGAGTAGCCGGCCGGAGGAACGACAGCGCCCCGGGAACGGCCTGGAGGGCCGTTCCCGGGGCGCTGTGCGAGGCGCCTACGGGCGGATCACTTGGTCTCGTAGTAGCCGAAGATGTCGACGATCAGGTCGGTGGTGTCCCAGCTCTGGTTCCAGAAGTCGACGACTCCGTTGACCCCGCCGGAGCTCGCCTGGACCAGGTTCGGGACGGTCTTGCCGGCCGTCCAGTTCAGCGTGGACGCGGTGGGACGCGTCAGCTGCGCCTCGGTGCCGCTCTCGTACTGGTCCGGCGTGTTCGTGTCCGGGGCGACCGAGAGGAAGCCGGCGTCCTTGGTGTTCGTCACCGTGGTGTTCAGGACGTAGCCCGCGATGCCCTGCTCGCCGTGCGAGATGGGCATCCAGATGTAGCCACGGGGGTACATCGGCCCCTGGCCCCAGGCACGGGTGTCGAGCATCCGGCCCGGGGTGACCGGCATGAAGGAGCCGGAGCTGTCGGGGCTGTAGTAGCCGACGACGTCGACGATGACGTCGGTCCCCGCCCAGGCGCCGTTGAGGACGTTGACCTTCCCGTCGGGACCGACCGGGACGACCACCGAGTTGGCGACGGTCTGCCCGGCCTTGAAGTTCACGTTCGAGGTGTTCGGAGCCTGCTGGCCGCTCGGGTAGGCCGTCAGGTGGCCGTCCTCGCGCGGGCCGGTGGCGGTCACGTTCAGCGCCACGGCGGTGGCGTTGGCGGGCACGTACCAGCCGCCGAGCTGCACGCCGATCGTGCCGCGGCCCGCGACCTGGCCCTGGGGCGCGCCCTGGCCGGAGCGGGTGTCCACGGCGCGGACCGGGGCCATCGGCGTGTAGCCGCTGGCCGCGGTGCGGGTGAAGTAGCCGGTGATGTCGGCGATCAGGTCGACCGCCGTCCAGCTGCCGTTGTAGAGCTCGACGGTGCCGTCCTTGCCGACCGGCACGACCACCAGGTTCGGGACGGTCTGGCCGGCCTCGAAGTTGAGGTTCGAGGTGGTCGGACGCGTGCCGCCGCCGGGGAAGGCCGTGACGTGCCCGGGGTTGGCGGCGTTGGTGACGGTGACGTTCAGGGCCACGGCCGTGACGCCGGCCGGGATCTTGCCGTTGCCGGCGATCTTCACCTTGGCCGAGGAGTACGCCTTGACCATGCCCATCGGGGCTCCGGTGCCGGTCCGGGTGTCCAGGAGACGGGTCGGGGTGTACGGGGTGAAGTCCGAGCCGACCGTCGACAGCGGGAGCTCGTTGACGACCTCGGCCTGGTTCGCGGCGTCCGTGACGGTGACCTTGACGTTGTACTCGCCGAGCTCGGCGTAGCTGTGCTTGAGCGACACCTCCTGGCCGGGGAGGGCGTCGGCGCCGTCGGTCGTCCCGTCGCCCCAGTTGTAGGTGACGCGGAGCGTGGCGCCCGGGGAGCTGAGGACCTGGGCCCGCACTTCGATGCCGTGCGCGGACGTGCTCTGCGCGTCGAGGACGAGGCCCAGGTCCGGGTTGCCGACGGCGGCCTCGGCGCTCTGGGCGGTCGCGGCGGTCTGGCCCTTGGCCGCCGGCAGGGCCTTGCGGACCGAGTGCTCCGCGGGGCTGTGGAACTTCTTGACTTCGGATGCACCGAGCTTGGCCAGGTCCGCTCCGGGAGCGGACACCCCCTTGGCCACCGGTGCGGACGGACCCGCGGCCGGACCGGCCGCCTGGGCCATGCCCGGGATGAAACCAACGCTGGCCGCGACGACGACGGCAGCGGAAACTACGAGACGGCGACTGCGCACCGGCCCCCCCATTTTCTCATCCTGCTTGAACATGTTCGAAAGCATGCTCATCGTACAGACCCCGCGCGGCGGCCGATCAGAAAATATGCGGCCGGATCGTACGGATCATGGCCGGTCACCGACCGCGTATGGTCCGCAGGCCGTCCAGCGCCATGTGGACGACCGCGTCGGCCAGTTGGTCCGCGGTGGTGCCGGGGTGCGGGCGGTACCACTCCACCAGGGAGTTCACCATGCCGAACAGCAGGCGGGTGGCCAGCCGGATGTCCACGTCCGCGCGCAGGTCCCCGTCGGCCGCGGCGGCCTTGAGGAGCTCCGCGACCTGGTGGTCGAACTCGCGCCGGCGCTCCAGGGCCCAGCGCTCGGTCCGGGTGTTGCCCCGGACCCGCAGCAGCAGCGTCACGTACGGGAGCTCGGCGACCAGGACCTCGACCGTGCGCCGCGTGACGTACTCGACCCGCTCGACCGCCCGGCCGCGTACGGCGCCCGGCTCCTCCAGGACGGCGAAGAGCCCGTCGAGCGCGCGGCTGACGGCCCGGCGCAGGAGCTCCTCCTTGCCCGCCACGTGGTGGTAGATCGAGGACTTCGAGATGCCCGCCGCCTTGGAGAGGTGCTCCATGGAGGTGCCGTCGTAGCCCCGCTCGTTGAAGACCTGGACGGCGACCGACAGGAGCGTCTCGGGGGTGTACGTGTCCCGCCTGGCGGTGGTCATTCGGCGTCCTCCGCGTAGCCGAGCTTGAACAGCGCCAGCGAGGGCGCGTAGCGGCCGCCGGGACAGCGCTCGTCGAGGTGGTGCAGCAGGTCGTACGCCCAGTCGCGGCCGAGCCGGTCGTGCCATTCGGACGGGCCCAGCGGGTAGTTGACGCCGAGCCGCATCGCCGTGTCGATGTCCTCGGCGGTGGCCGCGCCGCGCGCGACGGCGTCGGCGGTCAGGTCGATCAGCATCGCGACCGTGCGCGCCACGATCATGCCGGGCACGTCGCCGATGACGGAGACCTGCTTTCCGAGCTTCTGGAACAGGCCGACCGCCTCGGCGAGGGTCCGCTCGCTGGTGTCCTCGCCGGCGGACAGTGCGATACGGGTGGCGCCGCGGTAGTCGAGTGCGAGGTCGAAGTAGACGACGTCGGCGAACTCGATCGCGGTCTTGCCGTCCGCGAGCACCAGCTGGCCCTCGCCGGGGAGCTGGATGTACGGGCCCCCGTGCTCGGTGGACGTGACCGCGATCCCGGCCTCCTCCAGCAGCTCGACGAG
The Streptomyces sp. NBC_01296 DNA segment above includes these coding regions:
- a CDS encoding Lrp/AsnC family transcriptional regulator, with product MPDEQMAAAGSAPVPPGGAPSASQAPPRALDPIDRSIMRLLQADGRASIRSVAEQVHVSRANAYARINRLIDDGVIRGFTARVNHERAGQGASAYITLKIVQNSWRTVREKLRELPGAAHIALVSGDFDVLLLVHTPDNRTLRELVLTRLQSIPEVLSTRTLLVFEETDLLDAGPNAGPAISEE
- a CDS encoding PKD domain-containing protein, which gives rise to MRSRRLVVSAAVVVAASVGFIPGMAQAAGPAAGPSAPVAKGVSAPGADLAKLGASEVKKFHSPAEHSVRKALPAAKGQTAATAQSAEAAVGNPDLGLVLDAQSTSAHGIEVRAQVLSSPGATLRVTYNWGDGTTDGADALPGQEVSLKHSYAELGEYNVKVTVTDAANQAEVVNELPLSTVGSDFTPYTPTRLLDTRTGTGAPMGMVKAYSSAKVKIAGNGKIPAGVTAVALNVTVTNAANPGHVTAFPGGGTRPTTSNLNFEAGQTVPNLVVVPVGKDGTVELYNGSWTAVDLIADITGYFTRTAASGYTPMAPVRAVDTRSGQGAPQGQVAGRGTIGVQLGGWYVPANATAVALNVTATGPREDGHLTAYPSGQQAPNTSNVNFKAGQTVANSVVVPVGPDGKVNVLNGAWAGTDVIVDVVGYYSPDSSGSFMPVTPGRMLDTRAWGQGPMYPRGYIWMPISHGEQGIAGYVLNTTVTNTKDAGFLSVAPDTNTPDQYESGTEAQLTRPTASTLNWTAGKTVPNLVQASSGGVNGVVDFWNQSWDTTDLIVDIFGYYETK
- a CDS encoding TetR/AcrR family transcriptional regulator, encoding MTTARRDTYTPETLLSVAVQVFNERGYDGTSMEHLSKAAGISKSSIYHHVAGKEELLRRAVSRALDGLFAVLEEPGAVRGRAVERVEYVTRRTVEVLVAELPYVTLLLRVRGNTRTERWALERRREFDHQVAELLKAAAADGDLRADVDIRLATRLLFGMVNSLVEWYRPHPGTTADQLADAVVHMALDGLRTIRGR